GATAAAGGCCGGCCTTATGGAGATAGCGGACGTGTTTGTCATCAACAAGGCCGACAAGGAAGGAGCGGATGCGACCTACTTCGAGCTCAACCTTATGCTCGACCTTGAGAAGGAGCGCTGGGAGAAGCGCGGCTGGAGGCCGCCTATAGTCGAGACCGTGGCGACAACGATGAAGGGAATCCGGGAGCTCTGGGCGGCCATAAAGGAACACCACGAGTTCCTTGAGCGTAGCGGCGAGATAGAGCGGAAGAGAAAGTTCCGTGCTGAGGAAGAGGTCAAAACGATAGTTTCGGGCAGAATAGCCAAGGCCATAAGCGAGAGGCTTGATGATAAGGAGGTGGCGGCTCTAATAGAAAAGGTCGTGAGGAGGGAGGTCGACCCTTACTCTGCCGCGGATCTTGTACTTGAAAAAGCCCTGGGGGTGAAGGTATGATAAAGAAGATAGACCACGTTGGTATAGCCGTTAAGAACCTCGACGAGGCCATCAAGGTCTGGGAGGGCCTCGGCCTAAAGGTCGAGGAGATTGAAGAGGTGCCCGACCAGAAGGTTAGAACCGCGATAATCCACGTCGGCGAGAGCAGGATAGAGCTCCTTGAAGGAACCTCCGAGGATTCGCCGATAGCCAAGTTCATAGCCAAGCGCGGCGAGGGCATACACCACATAGCCCTCGGCGTCGATAACATTGAGGAGCACCTTGAGAAGCTCAAGGCTGAGGGGTACAGACTCATCGATGAGAAGCCCCGCACCGGTGCCGGGGGTGCGAGGATAGCCTTCGTCCACCCGAAGGCGGTAACGGGTGTGCTTCTCGAACTCTGCGAAAGGGAAGGATAATGTCTGAAAATCTCTATTTTGGGTGCATAGTCCCATTTTCTCTTTAACTCAATGGTCCGGGTATCAGTGCATTTGGTCGCACACAGTAACGTTTATAAGAACATTAACAAACTTACTGCGGCTGTAATGTCATGACCCTGTTGATCAAGTAATGTGTGCGAAGTGATGACGTATGATGTTTAGGGGGCGGCCCCGGAGGAGAGGCTCACGGGTTATTGATTATCGCCGTCTCGACGATGTCCTCGCCAAAAATCCCCAGCGGGGGAAGATTTTAATAACCAGAAGACCGCCCTTTGAGGTCAAAGCGCCCAACGTTTACCAGGTGTGGATTACTAAAGTCTCCCATCCAAAGGCAGTCCATCCGTCCAGGCTTCACGTGATTGAGCAGATTGTTTGGGATCGCTTGGGGAACAAAAAATCTGACGTTGTTCTGGATGCGGTTGAATACCTGATGATAGAGAACGGCGTTGAACCCACGCTCCGCTTCGTTAGCAAGATACGGGACATGGCCGTCATGAGGAACTCTGACTTCTACGTTACCGTGAGTGATGGCATAGACACCAAGGTGCTCAACATCCTGCGGAGAATAGTCGAGTAAGCCACCTCAGGTAAAGTTATATAACCTATCCCATCATTCTCCAATTTAGGTGTAGGGCATGCCGTACATCGAGAAGATTGAAATGAAAGGCTTCAAATCCTACGGTAACCGGAAGGTAGTCGTCCCGCTTTCTAAGGGGTTTACAGCGATCGTGGGTGCCAACGGTTCTGGAAAGAGCAACATTGGTGACGCCGTTCTCTTCGTTCTCGGTGGACTGTCTGCCAAAGCCATGCGTGCGACCAGGATAAGCGATTTGATCTTCGCGGGCACAAAAACAGAGGCACCGGCAAAGTACGCCGAGGTGGCGATGTACTTCAACAATGAGGATCGGGGCTTTCCAATCGATGAGGACGAGGTCGTGATAAAGCGCCGCGTTTATCCCGACGGGAGGAGCACGTACTGGCTCAACGGCAAGAGAACCAGCAGGAGCGACATACTCGATGTCCTCAGTGCGGCCATGATTTCGCCTGAAGGATACAACCTCGTTCTCCAGGGTGACATCACCAAGTTCATCAAGATGAGCCCCACCGAGAGGAGGATGCTCATAGACGAAATCTCCGGAATAGCGGAGTACGACGCAAAGAAGGAGAAGGCCCTGAAGGAGCTGAAGCAGGCCGAGGAAAACCTCGCCCGCGTTGACCTGCTCATCAGGGAAGTCAAATCCCAGCTCGACAAGCTCGAAAAGGAGCGCAACGACGCCCTTCGCTACCTCGACCTCAAAGACCGTGTCGAGAAGGCGAAGGTTACGCTCCTCCTTGGTGAGATAAGGAAGCTGAAGTCCCTGATTGAGGAGAACAATCTCCGTGACAAGGAGATAGAGGCGGAGATAGCCGCCATAGAGGAGCGCCTCAAGGACATAGCCAAGGAGATAGTCGCCAAGGAGAAGGAGCTGAACGCAATTGAGAAGGAGCTTGAGGAGAAGAGCGAGGATGGCATTCTTGAGGTTACCAGGAAGATCAGCGAGGTTCAGTCGAAGATCGAGATGGCGAGGAAGAACATCGAACTGGCCCAGAAGGAGATAGAGGACAGCCAGCACAGGCTCGCCAAGACCAAGGAGGAGCTGAAGAAGGTATCCGAGGAGATAGAGAAGAGCAGGAACGCCATTCAGCGCTGGACTAAGAGGCGCGAGAAGCTCAAGGCGGAGATAAAGGAGAAAGAGGTTGTCAAAAACGAGCTGGTCATCAAGCTCGGAGAGATAGACAGGGACTTTGCGATAGCCAAGCAGGACTTCGACAAGGTCGTTGACGAACTTGAGGAGGCCAAGAAGGAGCTCTACATGAAGGAGAGCGATATCAGAAAGTTCGAGGAGGAGATAGAGCGCCTTAAGGCCAGGATTGCACAGGACAGCGCCAGGAGAACGGCACTCAAGTCCAAAATCGAGGAGGCAAAGAAATCCCTTGAGACCAAGCGCTCCGAGCTCGGAGAGATAGAGGGGAAGATGGCTAAGGCCGAGGCGAGGCTTAGGAAGGCAGAAAAGGAGCTTGAAGAAAAGACCAAGGCTCTCAGGAAGGTCGAAGGAGAGCTTTCCAAGGCCAGGGAAGAGCTCATCAAGGCCGAGGCCCAGCGTGAGGTGAGGGGCAACAGGGCCATAGAGTTCCTCAAGAACCAGAACATTCCCGGCCTCTACGGCTCGCTTGGAGAGCTGATAAGCGTTGCGGACAAGGACTATGCCCTTGCGATAGAGGTCGCCCTCGGCGGGAACTACGACAACGTTGTGGTGGAAGACGATAAGGTCGCCGAGAAGGCAATCAGGCTCCTCAAGGAGAAAAAGCTCGGAAGGCTGACCTTCCTCCCGCTCAACAAGATAAAGCCCCGTTCTATGCGCGAGAAGCCTTCGCTCGGAATCCCCGCGATGGACGTTGTCCAGTACGACCCGCGCTTCAAAAATGCGGTGGCGTATGCCTTGGGAGATACGCTCATCGTGAGCGACCTGGATGAGGCAAGAGCGGTAGGAATCGGAAAGGTTCGCATGGTGACCCTGGGCGGTGAGCTCCTTGAGAGGAGCGGGGCGATAACCGGCGGTCACTACAGGCCCAGGGGCAAACTCGGGGTGAACGTCGACGAGGTACGGAAGAGGGTCGAGAGGCTCGAACGCGAGAAAGAGGCCTTGGAATCCTCAATTAACGCGCTCAAGATCGAGGTTAAGAGTCTCCAGAACGAGCTCTTTGAGCTCCGCATGAGGAAGAGCGACCTGAGCAAGGATCTGCAGGTCGTCCAGAGGGAGATGGAGCGCCTCCTCGCCGAGGACAGGGCCCTTAAGGAGGGCATAGAGGAGAGCGAGAGGCTCATCGAGGTTCTTGAGAAGAGGATTCACGGAACTAAGGGCGATATGGCAAAGCTCCGCGGAAGGATAGAGCGGCTTGAAAAGAAGAAGGAGAGGCTCAAGAGGGCCCTTGAGAACCCCGAGGCTAGGGAGCTGAACCAGAAGATCAGGGAAGTGGAGCACGAGATAAGCAAGCTCAGGGAGGAGCTGAGCAAGGTCGAGAGCAAGCTTGAGAACCTTGAGATAAGGATAAACGAGGAGCTCCTCCCGAGGAAGGCCGACCTTGAGGAGGAGATAGAGGGGCTCGTGAACAGGATAAACGCCCTCAAGGCCAACATCGCCGAGAACGAGAACGCGATAAAGGAGTTCGAGAAGGAACTTGAGGAGCTCAGGAAAGCCGAGGAAAGCGTCAAGGACGAGCTCAAGGAGCTCCGCGAGAGGCGCGAGAAGGTCAAGAACGAGATAATAAGCCTCCGCTCGGAGAAGGACGAGCTCAACTCCAAGCTTCAGGAGCTGCGCATTGAGGCCAACACCCTCAAGATAAAGCTCGCCCAGTACGAGGCGACGCTGAAGGAGAAGCAGGGCGAGCTGAAGCACCACGATACCAAGCTCATAAGGAGCATCAAGGAAGTCCCGCTGGAGCTTGAAGCTTTGCGGGAGCAGATAGAGAAGATGGAGGAGGAGATACGCTCCCTTGAGCCCGTCAACATGAAGGCCATAGAGGACTTCGAGGTCGTTGAGAGGAGATACCTTGAGCTGAAGAGCAAGCGCGAGCAGGTCGTCGCCGAGAAGGAGAGCATAGAGGAATTCATCGAGGAGATAGAAGGCCAGAAGAGGAACGTCTTCATGCAGACCCTCAGCGAGATAGCCAGGAACTTCTCGGAGCTCTTCGCGAAGCTCTCACCCGGAGGGAGTGCCAGGCTCATCCTTGAGAACCCGGACGACCCCTTCGCGGGCGGTCTTGAGATAGAGGCCAAGCCTGCCGGAAAGGACGTTAAGCGCATCGAGGCCATGAGCGGCGGTGAGAAGGCTTTAACTGCCCTCGCCTTTGTCTTCGCGATACAGCGCTACAAGCCGGCGCCGTTCTACCTCTTCGACGAGATAGATGCCCACCTCGACGATGCCAACGTCAAGCGCGTTGCTGACCTCATCAAGGAGGCCTCCCAGAACAGCCAGTTCATCGTGATAACCCTGAGGGACGTCATGATGGCCAACGCGGACAAGATAATCGGCGTCAGCATGAGGAACGGCGTCTCGCGCGTCGTTGCGCTCAGCCTTGAGAAGGCAATGAAGATACTTGAAGAGGCAAGGAAGAGAAGCGAGGCCGAGCACGCGGAGATGTTCGGACATCTGAGCGGGTGAACCTAATGTTTGATAGGGAAGAGTTCGAGCGGTGGTTGTCTCAGGCTGA
This window of the Thermococcus thermotolerans genome carries:
- the mce gene encoding methylmalonyl-CoA epimerase, yielding MIKKIDHVGIAVKNLDEAIKVWEGLGLKVEEIEEVPDQKVRTAIIHVGESRIELLEGTSEDSPIAKFIAKRGEGIHHIALGVDNIEEHLEKLKAEGYRLIDEKPRTGAGGARIAFVHPKAVTGVLLELCEREG
- a CDS encoding DUF835 domain-containing protein yields the protein MMFRGRPRRRGSRVIDYRRLDDVLAKNPQRGKILITRRPPFEVKAPNVYQVWITKVSHPKAVHPSRLHVIEQIVWDRLGNKKSDVVLDAVEYLMIENGVEPTLRFVSKIRDMAVMRNSDFYVTVSDGIDTKVLNILRRIVE
- the smc gene encoding chromosome segregation protein SMC; protein product: MPYIEKIEMKGFKSYGNRKVVVPLSKGFTAIVGANGSGKSNIGDAVLFVLGGLSAKAMRATRISDLIFAGTKTEAPAKYAEVAMYFNNEDRGFPIDEDEVVIKRRVYPDGRSTYWLNGKRTSRSDILDVLSAAMISPEGYNLVLQGDITKFIKMSPTERRMLIDEISGIAEYDAKKEKALKELKQAEENLARVDLLIREVKSQLDKLEKERNDALRYLDLKDRVEKAKVTLLLGEIRKLKSLIEENNLRDKEIEAEIAAIEERLKDIAKEIVAKEKELNAIEKELEEKSEDGILEVTRKISEVQSKIEMARKNIELAQKEIEDSQHRLAKTKEELKKVSEEIEKSRNAIQRWTKRREKLKAEIKEKEVVKNELVIKLGEIDRDFAIAKQDFDKVVDELEEAKKELYMKESDIRKFEEEIERLKARIAQDSARRTALKSKIEEAKKSLETKRSELGEIEGKMAKAEARLRKAEKELEEKTKALRKVEGELSKAREELIKAEAQREVRGNRAIEFLKNQNIPGLYGSLGELISVADKDYALAIEVALGGNYDNVVVEDDKVAEKAIRLLKEKKLGRLTFLPLNKIKPRSMREKPSLGIPAMDVVQYDPRFKNAVAYALGDTLIVSDLDEARAVGIGKVRMVTLGGELLERSGAITGGHYRPRGKLGVNVDEVRKRVERLEREKEALESSINALKIEVKSLQNELFELRMRKSDLSKDLQVVQREMERLLAEDRALKEGIEESERLIEVLEKRIHGTKGDMAKLRGRIERLEKKKERLKRALENPEARELNQKIREVEHEISKLREELSKVESKLENLEIRINEELLPRKADLEEEIEGLVNRINALKANIAENENAIKEFEKELEELRKAEESVKDELKELRERREKVKNEIISLRSEKDELNSKLQELRIEANTLKIKLAQYEATLKEKQGELKHHDTKLIRSIKEVPLELEALREQIEKMEEEIRSLEPVNMKAIEDFEVVERRYLELKSKREQVVAEKESIEEFIEEIEGQKRNVFMQTLSEIARNFSELFAKLSPGGSARLILENPDDPFAGGLEIEAKPAGKDVKRIEAMSGGEKALTALAFVFAIQRYKPAPFYLFDEIDAHLDDANVKRVADLIKEASQNSQFIVITLRDVMMANADKIIGVSMRNGVSRVVALSLEKAMKILEEARKRSEAEHAEMFGHLSG